In the genome of Rhodoferax fermentans, one region contains:
- a CDS encoding cytochrome b — protein MAEFHEISPNAPLSAKALNWVDNRFPLSKLFKEHMSEYYAPKNFNVWYIFGSLSLLVLVIQIVTGIFLVMHYKPDAALAFASVEYIMRDVPWGWLIRYMHSTGASAFFLMVYLHMFRGLLYGSYRKPRELVWLFGCGIFLALMAEAFMGYLLPWGQMSYWGAQVIVNLFSAIPFIGPDLALLIRGDFVVGDATLNRFFSFHVIAVPLVLLGLVVAHIIALHEVGSNNPDGVEIKANKDENGIPRDGIPFHPYYTVHDIFGVSVFLFVFSAIIFFAPEMGGYFLEYNNFIPANPYVTPAHIAPVWYFTPFYSMLRAVTSELMYVLMAVTVLAAVLAVVKVKMPTLFKGVIAVGAVVIVALMLLIEAKFWGVVAMGGGVVILFFLPWLDNSQVKSIRYRPTWHKYLYAVFVIDFLVLGYLGIQPPSDIANRVSQAGTLFYFGFFLLMPWWSRMGAFKPVPSRVVYKPH, from the coding sequence ATGGCAGAATTCCACGAAATTTCCCCGAACGCGCCCTTGTCCGCCAAGGCGCTGAACTGGGTGGACAACCGGTTCCCCTTGTCCAAGCTCTTCAAAGAGCACATGAGTGAGTACTACGCGCCGAAGAACTTCAACGTCTGGTACATCTTTGGTTCCCTGTCGCTGCTGGTGTTGGTGATTCAGATCGTCACCGGCATTTTCCTGGTGATGCACTACAAGCCGGACGCTGCGCTGGCATTTGCCTCGGTGGAGTACATCATGCGTGATGTGCCCTGGGGCTGGCTGATCCGTTACATGCACTCCACCGGTGCTTCGGCCTTCTTCCTGATGGTCTATTTGCACATGTTCCGTGGTTTGCTGTACGGCAGTTACCGCAAACCGCGTGAATTGGTCTGGCTGTTCGGCTGCGGCATTTTCCTGGCGCTGATGGCCGAAGCTTTCATGGGCTACCTGCTGCCCTGGGGACAGATGAGCTACTGGGGTGCGCAGGTGATCGTGAACTTGTTCTCTGCCATTCCCTTCATTGGTCCTGATCTGGCGTTGCTGATCCGTGGTGATTTTGTGGTGGGAGATGCCACGCTGAACCGCTTCTTCAGTTTCCACGTCATCGCGGTGCCCCTAGTGCTGCTGGGCCTGGTGGTGGCGCACATCATTGCGCTGCATGAAGTCGGCTCGAACAACCCCGATGGTGTGGAAATCAAGGCCAACAAAGACGAAAACGGTATCCCGCGCGATGGCATCCCGTTTCATCCGTACTACACGGTGCATGACATTTTTGGTGTCAGTGTGTTCCTGTTCGTGTTCTCGGCCATCATTTTCTTTGCGCCTGAAATGGGTGGGTACTTCCTGGAGTACAACAACTTCATCCCGGCCAATCCTTATGTGACACCGGCTCACATTGCGCCAGTCTGGTACTTCACACCGTTTTACTCGATGCTGCGCGCCGTGACATCCGAGTTGATGTACGTGCTGATGGCTGTGACCGTGTTGGCCGCTGTATTGGCCGTGGTCAAGGTCAAGATGCCGACCCTGTTCAAGGGCGTGATTGCGGTGGGTGCCGTGGTGATCGTGGCCTTGATGCTGTTGATCGAAGCCAAGTTCTGGGGTGTGGTCGCCATGGGTGGCGGTGTCGTGATCCTGTTCTTCCTGCCCTGGTTGGACAACAGTCAGGTCAAGTCCATTCGCTATCGCCCCACTTGGCACAAGTACCTGTACGCCGTGTTTGTGATCGACTTCCTGGTGCTGGGCTACCTGGGTATCCAGCCGCCGTCTGACATCGCTAACCGTGTGTCACAAGCCGGTACGCTGTTTTATTTTGGTTTCTTCTTGTTGA
- the petA gene encoding ubiquinol-cytochrome c reductase iron-sulfur subunit, which yields MSESVVKNGLVDAEKRTWLIASSAVGALGTAAVVAPFVASFQPSERAKAAGAAVEADISALKPGEKMTVEWRGKPVWIVRRTPEMLAALPKLDDQLVDPASTRKPDEQAPAYARNATRSIKPEYLVTIGICTHLGCSPSDKFQAGPQPSLPDDWQGGFLCPCHGSTFDLAGRVFKNKPAPDNLEIPPHMYLSDSKLLIGDDKKA from the coding sequence ATGAGTGAATCTGTTGTTAAAAACGGTTTGGTCGACGCCGAAAAACGAACGTGGCTGATTGCTTCCAGCGCAGTGGGCGCGCTTGGCACAGCTGCCGTTGTGGCGCCTTTTGTGGCGTCGTTTCAACCCTCGGAGCGAGCCAAGGCCGCTGGCGCAGCGGTAGAGGCTGATATTTCAGCCTTGAAGCCGGGCGAAAAAATGACGGTGGAATGGCGTGGCAAGCCGGTCTGGATTGTGCGTCGCACACCCGAGATGCTGGCTGCTTTGCCCAAACTGGACGATCAACTGGTTGATCCTGCATCCACCCGCAAGCCCGATGAGCAGGCGCCTGCGTATGCACGTAACGCCACCCGCTCGATCAAACCCGAATACCTGGTGACCATTGGCATTTGCACCCATCTGGGCTGCTCACCGTCGGACAAGTTTCAGGCAGGCCCGCAGCCGTCTTTGCCGGATGACTGGCAAGGTGGCTTCTTGTGCCCGTGCCATGGCTCAACCTTTGACTTGGCGGGGCGGGTGTTCAAGAACAAGCCGGCACCCGACAATCTTGAGATTCCTCCCCACATGTACCTGTCAGACAGCAAGTTGCTGATCGGTGACGACAAGAAAGCTTGA
- the pdxA gene encoding 4-hydroxythreonine-4-phosphate dehydrogenase PdxA: MSEPRMHLPLAITQGDPAGIGPEIIVKAFRDAPQETRGCFVVGDVATMRRAASCVAGEGVVLPVLVLSHAQEALSCPPRCVPVLPIEASSLPPEPFGQLSARAGQMAGDAVVWAANAALRGEVAGLVTAPLNKAALSLAGAPYAAFPGHTELLQALAAKHQGLPVDQCPVRMMLANDELRVVLVSIHVSLRDALAAVTFENVLQSLLITHHALLPILGRAPRIGVAALNPHAGEGGLFGTEEQTIIAPAVAAARRQGVNASEPQAPDTIFMRARAQAGRDGEFDVVLAMYHDQGLIPVKYLGVDKGVNVTLGLPLVRTSPDHGTAFDLAGTGRADASSLIEAVRMAQLLGCLRRESGG, translated from the coding sequence ATGAGCGAACCCCGCATGCACTTGCCTCTGGCCATCACCCAGGGTGACCCGGCCGGTATCGGCCCGGAAATCATCGTCAAGGCCTTTCGTGATGCGCCGCAGGAGACCCGTGGCTGTTTTGTGGTGGGGGATGTGGCCACCATGCGCCGTGCGGCGTCCTGCGTGGCCGGTGAGGGTGTGGTGCTGCCGGTGCTGGTGTTGTCGCATGCCCAGGAGGCGCTGTCCTGCCCACCCCGGTGTGTGCCGGTATTGCCGATAGAGGCCAGCAGCTTGCCACCCGAACCTTTTGGGCAGCTCAGTGCCCGCGCTGGCCAGATGGCGGGTGACGCGGTGGTCTGGGCTGCCAATGCAGCACTGCGTGGTGAGGTGGCGGGCCTGGTGACGGCTCCGCTTAACAAGGCGGCGCTGTCGCTGGCGGGGGCGCCATATGCGGCCTTTCCCGGCCACACGGAATTGCTGCAGGCCCTGGCCGCCAAACACCAAGGTCTGCCGGTGGACCAGTGCCCGGTGCGCATGATGCTGGCCAACGATGAGTTGCGCGTGGTGCTGGTCAGCATCCATGTGTCCTTGCGTGATGCCTTGGCGGCGGTGACGTTTGAAAACGTGTTGCAAAGTCTGCTGATCACCCACCATGCGCTGCTGCCGATTTTGGGGCGTGCCCCTCGGATTGGTGTGGCAGCTCTGAATCCGCATGCGGGTGAGGGCGGGCTGTTTGGCACCGAAGAACAGACCATCATCGCCCCGGCCGTGGCTGCGGCGCGCCGGCAAGGGGTCAACGCCAGCGAGCCACAAGCCCCTGACACGATTTTCATGCGTGCACGCGCTCAGGCCGGTCGGGACGGTGAATTCGACGTGGTGTTGGCGATGTACCACGATCAGGGCCTGATTCCTGTGAAATATCTGGGCGTGGACAAAGGCGTCAATGTGACCCTGGGTTTGCCACTCGTGCGCACCAGCCCGGACCACGGCACTGCTTTTGACCTGGCGGGCACTGGGCGTGCCGATGCATCGAGCCTGATCGAGGCGGTGCGTATGGCGCAGTTGCTGGGGTGTTTGCGGCGTGAAAGCGGCGGATAA
- a CDS encoding Nif3-like dinuclear metal center hexameric protein, translating to MIHRTELLGTLDALLQPERFRDYGPNGLQVEGGAQVRKIVSGVTASRALIEAAIAAQADTILVHHGLFWRGQNGCVTGWMKQRLALLLAHDINLLAYHLPLDANPELGNNAQLGLKLGLVGTARFGEQDLGWLGAPVDGQSFASAQALADHVSSVLNRPVALVGQGSKAIQNIAWCSGGAQSYFEAAIAAGADAFITGELSEPQAHLARECGVAYLACGHHATERYGAPAVAAHVAGLLGLAHEFIDIDNPA from the coding sequence ATGATTCACCGCACCGAACTTCTGGGCACATTGGATGCCTTGCTCCAACCTGAGCGGTTTCGCGACTACGGCCCCAATGGTTTGCAGGTTGAAGGCGGTGCCCAGGTCCGCAAAATTGTGTCGGGCGTGACCGCCAGCCGGGCGCTGATCGAGGCCGCCATTGCCGCCCAGGCCGACACGATCCTGGTGCACCACGGCTTGTTCTGGCGTGGCCAGAACGGCTGTGTCACCGGCTGGATGAAACAACGTCTGGCCTTGCTGTTGGCGCACGACATCAACCTGCTGGCCTACCACCTGCCGCTGGACGCGAATCCCGAGCTGGGTAACAACGCCCAGCTGGGCCTCAAGCTCGGGCTGGTGGGCACGGCCCGTTTTGGTGAGCAGGACTTGGGTTGGCTCGGCGCGCCGGTGGATGGGCAGAGTTTTGCGTCGGCACAGGCGCTGGCAGACCACGTCTCTTCTGTATTAAATCGGCCTGTAGCCCTTGTTGGTCAAGGGTCAAAAGCTATTCAAAATATAGCATGGTGTTCTGGCGGGGCACAGAGTTATTTTGAGGCGGCCATTGCTGCGGGGGCGGATGCCTTCATCACCGGTGAGTTGTCCGAGCCACAAGCGCATCTGGCCCGCGAATGTGGCGTGGCCTATCTGGCCTGTGGCCACCACGCCACCGAGCGATATGGCGCGCCCGCTGTGGCGGCCCATGTGGCAGGCCTGTTGGGGCTGGCGCACGAGTTCATTGACATTGACAACCCAGCCTGA